From the genome of Papaver somniferum cultivar HN1 chromosome 2, ASM357369v1, whole genome shotgun sequence, one region includes:
- the LOC113348072 gene encoding glutathione hydrolase 3-like — MGQQEESFTSPLLGCYVHPPNNNHDHHQQHQKRERRRSNWYRIVCVSIAILTTVILVGVGANSIIWGLGDESFNDIKYGNTKEANEGSAVESEHGVVAADDGRCSEVGAAALRDGGHAVDAAVATALCLGVVHPMSSGIGGGGFIVVRDSSTSKNQAYDCRETAPLAASQDMYAKNPTAKILGALSMGVPGEIAGLHAAWLRHGRLPWSKLIQPAIKLAKDGFLVTRCLAKYIKDDENKIMADPGLIKVYSPNGNLLQDGDTCYNIELGNSLEMIAKQGPQAFYNGTVGEKLVQDVKKAGGILTMEDLRNYKVDVSDAVSVDVMGFTILGMPLPSSGTLGISLVLNILNNYGLADIEKSPLGLHRLIEALKHMFAIRMNLGDPKFVNTTQYESEMLSPSFAAKLRDKILDNTTFPPEYYLNKWSQLQDHGTSHFCIVDADRNAVSMTTTVNRGFGGGVLSPSTGIVLNNEMDDFATPTEETEDGLPPAPANYIQPNKRPLSSMTPIIILKGNQLAGVIGGSGGMYIIPAVLQVFLNRFIIGMEPLQAIQHPRVYVKLIPNVVFYENWTTICGEHIEFSEENKSFLRDRGHALMSKAGGAITQLVVQTFQTSTRTKLDGNDHHQGVRNGILTAVSDPRKDGKPAAV, encoded by the exons atgGGGCAACAAGAAGAAAGCTTCACAAGTCCACTGTTGGGCTGCTATGTTCATCCACCAAACAATAATCatgatcatcatcaacaacatcagaaaagagaaagaagaagaagtaactGGTACAGAATTGTCTGTGTTTCGATTGCTATCTTAACAACAGTTATAC TGGTAGGAGTAGGTGCTAATTCAATTATATGGGGATTGGGAGATGAGAGCTTTAATGACATCAAGTATGGGAATACAAAAGAAGCTAACGAGGGAAGCGCGGTTGAGTCTGAGCATGGGGTTGTTGCTGCAGACGATGGCCGTTGCTCAGAAGTTGGTGCAGCGGCACTTAGGGACGGTGGACATGCTGTCGATGCTGCAGTGGCGACGGCATTGTGTCTAGGTGTTGTACACCCAATGTCAAGTGGAATTGGTGGTGGAGGGTTTATAGTTGTAAGAGATTCATCGACCTCAAAAAACCAAGCTTATGATTGCAGAGAAACTGCGCCTTTAGCTGCATCACAG GACATGTATGCAAAGAACCCAACGGCCAAGATTCTTGGTGCATTGTCAATGGGTGTACCAGGTGAGATAGCTGGACTTCATGCAGCATGGCTAAGACATGGAAGATTACCTTGGAGCAAGCTTATCCAACCTGCCATAAAACTCGCGAAAGATGGATTTTTAGTCACTCGTTGTCTTGCAAAGTACATTAAAGATGACGAAAACAAGATTATGGCCGACCCTGGGTTAATAAAAGTTTACTCACCCAACGGCAACTTGTTGCAAGACGGTGACACATGTTATAACATTGAACTTGGAAATAGTTTAGAAATGATCGCGAAACAAGGGCCTCAAGCATTCTATAATGGGACCGTAGGCGAGAAACttgttcaagatgtgaaaaaaGCGGGAGGAATTTTAACAATGGAGGATTTGAGGAATTACAAAGTTGATGTAAGTGATGCAGTGTCTGTTGATGTCATGGGATTTACCATACTTGGAATGCCTCTTCCTTCAAGTGGTACTCTTGGGATCTCTCTG GTCCTAAACATATTGAATAATTATGGATTGGCGGATATTGAAAAAAGTCCGTTGGGTCTTCATCGGTTAATCGAAGCTCTGAAGCATATGTTTGCAATTAGAATGAACCTCGGCGATCCAAAATTTGTCAACACAACACAGTATGAATCCGAAATGTTGTCTCCATCATTTGCTGCAAAGCTTCGGGACAAAATACTTGATAATACTACATTTCCCCCAGAGTACTACTTGAACAA ATGGAGTCAGTTGCAAGATCATGGAACTAGCCATTTCTGCATTGTTGATGCAGACCGAAATGCTGTGTCGATGACAACTACTGTAAACCGTGGATTTGGTGGCGGTGTTCTCTCACCTTCCACGGGTATTGTGCTCAATAATGAAATGGATGATTTTGCAACGCCAACAGAAGAAACGGAAGATGGACTTCCTCCAGCTCCCGCAAATTATATTCAACCAAACAAGAGACCCTTATCTTCAATGACCCCAATTATCATTCTCAAG GGCAATCAATTAGCCGGTGTCATTGGTGGTAGTGGCGGGATGTACATTATACCGGCTGTGTTACAAGTTTTTCTTAACCGTTTTATCATTGGAATGGAACCTCTGCAAGCAATCCAACACCCAAGAGTCTACGTCAAG TTAATACCAAATGTGGTGTTTTATGAGAACTGGACAACCATTTGTGGGGAGCACATAGAATTCTCAGAGGAGAACAAGAGTTTCTTGAGGGATAGAGGACATGCATTGATGAGTAAAGCAGGTGGGGCGATTACTCAACTTGTTGTGCAGACCTTTCAAACCTCAACAAGAACAAAGTTAGATGGAAATGATCATCATCAAGGGGTTCGCAATGGTATCCTAACTGCTGTGAGTGATCCCAGGAAAGACGGAAAACCTGCAGCGGTTTGA